The genome window GGATTCCGGGACGCCGAAGTGGGCGTCCATCCGCAGCGGTCCGGCGACGTCGTCGCGCCAGACCGCGCCGAGGGACCGGCCGGTGACCGCCCGCACGACACCGTCGAGCAGGTGCCCGTAGGTGAGGGCGTGCTCGGCGATGGCCGTGCCGGGCTCCCACTCCGGCGGGGCCGCCGCCAGCGCCGCGCGCAGTTCTTCGTCGTCGAACAGCCCCGCAGTCGTGGCGGGGAAGGTGGGCTGGCCGGCCTGGTGGCTGAGCACCTGCCGCAGGGTCGTGGCGGCCTTGCCCGCGGCGGCGTAGTCCGGCCACAGGTCGGCGACCGGAGTATCCAGGGCGATGCCGTTGCGGGCCAGGACCACCAGCGTCGCCAGCGCGGCGAACGGTTTGCTCACCGAGAAGGTGTGCACGAGCGTGTCGGACTGCCACGGACGTGTCCGCGCAGTGTCGGCCCATCCGCCGTGCAGGTCCACGACCCGCCTGCCCTCGAACCACACCGACAGTCCGGCGCCGGTTTCCTGGCCGGAGTCCAGCAGTTCGGCGAACACCTCGCGCACGCGGTCGAAGCGCGGTTCCACGGTTCCTCGCGGTTGCATCGTCCCC of Saccharopolyspora erythraea contains these proteins:
- a CDS encoding serine hydrolase domain-containing protein, producing the protein MEPRFDRVREVFAELLDSGQETGAGLSVWFEGRRVVDLHGGWADTARTRPWQSDTLVHTFSVSKPFAALATLVVLARNGIALDTPVADLWPDYAAAGKAATTLRQVLSHQAGQPTFPATTAGLFDDEELRAALAAAPPEWEPGTAIAEHALTYGHLLDGVVRAVTGRSLGAVWRDDVAGPLRMDAHFGVPESGLARVADLEPADPESWRFGSDGNPVDRALSVPPDAREVWVLNSERWRRAEFPAIGLHARADALARFFADLPSPDGPVAALLGRELHEEFLAPQVSGRDLFLGYDLTWTLGLQRSDTEIAMGGLGGCVAWVSLRHGYSCAYLTRYLSGPHRMMALEEAIESAF